Proteins co-encoded in one Myripristis murdjan chromosome 4, fMyrMur1.1, whole genome shotgun sequence genomic window:
- the podn gene encoding podocan — protein sequence MTFPKHSILQALSVLVLAWVLVRCQAPVEPEEEEEEEEPIEKTDILTAVTKAKSTVCPPECSCTTEGAVDCAGVDLTEFPSELSENTRQLSLQNNQIEEVTVEHLARLPQLETLNLQNNWLTTHGLEDEGFEVLEQLAYLYLANNKLTSAPKHLPPSLVSADFAANQLTRIFPYTFGHKPQLRSVYLHNNKLTDAGLPDHMFNASDNLEILIMSSNFLRLVPRNLPSTLHRLHLKSNKLEKIPPGAFDNLSNLRELYLQNNLLSNEGMDNETFSQLSSLECLDLSNNNLSVVPKGLPRSLVLLHLEKNSIRSIPGDALTSVRNLEYLLLHNNKLRSRSIHPTAFQGLKKLHTLHMYNNLLERVPRGLPRRAKTLMLLHNSISEIGRNDLVMLYTLTELNLSYNRLTSSKLHREAFRKLRVLETLDLSGNSLHSLPLGLPRSLQVLKIKDNQLSSIPDGTLTGMLKLREIYLSNNQLKLNSIYQGAWLELSALTTLDLSGNQLSHIPSDLPESLEYLYLQSNRISSVPASAFEGTPNIKGIFLRSNRLSVDSVDESSFAHLTSLQVLDIGSGSADLPFKREEMVEGDRMKEKEQEA from the exons ATGACCTTTCCCAAGCATTCCATCTTGCAGGCCCTGAGTGTGCTGGTCTTGGCCTGGGTGTTGGTCCGCTGCCAGGCCCCTGTAGaaccagaggaagaggaggaggaggaagagccaATAGAGAAGACAGATATCTTAACGGCGGTGACGAAAGCCAAGTCGACTGTTTGTCCGCCAGAGTGCAGCTGTACGACAGAGGGGGCAGTGGATTGTGCTGGAGTGGACCTCACCGAGTTCCCCAGTGAACTCTCTGAGAACACACGCCAGCTCTCTctgcag AACAATCAAATTGAGGAGGTAACAGTGGAGCACCTTGCCCGTCTGCCTCAGCTTGAGACTCTAAACCTTCAAAACAACTGGCTGACCACACATG GCCTGGAAGACGAAGGGTTTGAAGTGCTTGAACAGCTGGCTTATTTATACTTGGCAAATAATAAG CTCACCTCAGCACCCAAACACTTACCACCCTCCTTGGTCAGTGCTGATTTTGCTGCTAATCAGCTTACAAGGATCTTCCCGTACACATTTGGCCACAAGCCCCAACTGAG GTCTGTGTATCTCCATAACAACAAGCTGACGGATGCGGGGCTTCCAGACCACATGTTCAACGCTTCAGACAACCTGGAGATCCTCATCATGTCCAGCAACTTCCTGCGTCTTGTGCCCAGGAACCTGCCCTCCACCCTTCACCGCCTCCATCTCAAG AGTAACAAGCTGGAGAAAATTCCACCAGGCGCCTTTGACAACTTGTCAAACCTTAGAGAGCTGTACCTGCAGAACAACCTCCTCAGCAACGAGGGCATGGACAATGAGACCTTCAG TCAGCTGAGCAGCTTGGAGTGTCTGGACTTATCAAACAACAACCTGAGCGTCGTCCCCAAGGGTCTTCCACGCAGTCTAGTGCTACTGCACCTGGAGAAGAACTCTATCCGCAGCATCCCAGGAGATGCTCTTACGTCTGTCCGAAACCTCGAGTACCTGCTCCTCCACAACAACAAGCTCCGCTCGCGGTCCATCCACCCTACTGCCTTCCAG GGCTTGAAGAAGCTGCACACTCTCCATATGTACAATAATCTGCTGGAGCGGGTTCCCAGAGGTCTGCCTCGCCGGGCCAAGACCCTTATGTTGCTCCATAACTCCATCTCCGAAATTGGCCGCAATGACCTGGTCATGCTCTACACCCTCACCGAGCTGAACCTCAGCTATAACCGGCTGACAAGCTCAAAACTGCACCGTGAGGCCTTCAGGAAGCTGCGAGTGCTGGAAACCTTAGACCTGTCGGGGAACAGTCTTCACTCACTGCCCCTGGGCCTTCCCCGCAGCCTGCAAGTGCTGAAGATCAAGGACAACCAGCTGAGCTCGATACCCGATGGCACGTTGACGGGCATGCTAAAACTGCGAGAGATCTACCTGAGCAACAACCAGCTGAAACTAAACTCCATCTACCAGGGAGCCTGGCTGGAGCTCAGCGCGCTGACA ACTCTTGACTTGTCTGGAAACCAGCTGTCACACATCCCCTCTGACCTGCCGGAGTCTCTGGAGTACCTTTACCTGCAAAGTAATCGCATCAGCAGCGTCCCAGCTTCTGCATTCGAAGGCACACCTAACATCAAAGGCATCTTCCTCCG GTCGAACCGCCTGTCTGTGGACTCTGTGGACGAGAGCTCTTTCGCTCACCTGACCAGCTTGCAAGTGCTGGACATTGGCTCAGGCAGTGCTGACCTCCCCTTCAAAAGAGAGGAGATGGTGGAAGGAGACAGGatgaaggagaaggagcaggaagCATAA